One genomic window of Paramormyrops kingsleyae isolate MSU_618 chromosome 22, PKINGS_0.4, whole genome shotgun sequence includes the following:
- the LOC140581685 gene encoding radical S-adenosyl methionine domain-containing protein 1, mitochondrial-like, translated as MGDVMLAMRKCGAGLRRCLPWSRYILRYMSAGMTGRKIPAAPLPSEEASLYVHWPYCLKRCSYCNFNKYISRDVNHAEMRACLQLETEALLRVSQVSRITSVFFGGGTPSLAPPSTIAAILETVARRADLPVDAEVTLEINPTPMGLASLEEFRLAGVNRL; from the exons ATGGGCGATGTGATGTTAGCTATGCGTAAATGCGGCGCCGGTCTTCGGCGCTGTTTGCCCTGGTCACGCTACATCTTGCGCTATATGAGCGCGGGCATGACCGGGCGTAAGATCCCAGCTGCTCCGCTGCCTTCGGAGGAGGCGTCTCTCTACGTACAC TGGCCCTACTGCCTGAAACGCTGCTCCTACTGCAACTTCAACAAGTACATTTCCCGGGATGTCAACCACGCCGAGATGAGGGCATGTCTGCAGTTAGAGACCGAGGCATTACTCCGAGTCAGCCAAGTGTCCCG CATCACTTCTGTGTTTTTTGGTGGTGGCACCCCTAGCCTGGCCCCACCCTCAACAATCGCAGCCATCCTggagacggttgctaggcgcgCAGATCTCCCTGTTGATGCTGAAGTCACCTTAGAGATAAACCCGACCCCCATGGGACTGGCCTCGCTGGAGGAATTCAGGCTTGCTGGGGTGAATCGCTTGTGA
- the LOC111852886 gene encoding GTPase IMAP family member 9-like, with protein sequence MVFTKTSAQIQDLSELRIVLLGGRWTGKSSAGNTILGREEFVTERRTAQCVKRQREVAGRQVTVVDTPGWRMSWSVKETPKLVKQEIVHSVSLCPPGPCALFIVLRVDASFTETHRKSVEEHLELLSGTVWRHTIVLFTNGDWLGDRNIEQHIEAEGEALRWLVGKCGNRYHVLNNEKRGDVTQVTELLEKVEEMVAGNSGCHFTVGERAGSSKDIKQTSQEEWSRREEQQIEMMSRQVDDDQTDEPPRKRRRSKSISPPPYCKFIYCTHIF encoded by the exons ATGGTTTTCACCAAGACTTCcg CACAAATACAAGATCTCTCAGAGCTGAggattgttctgctgggagggAGGTGGACTGGGAAAAGTTCAGCAGgaaacaccatcctggggagAGAAGAGTTTGTCACTGAGCGAAGAACTGCACAGTGTGTGAAGAGACAGAGGGAAGTGGCTGGGAGGCAGGTCACTGTGGTCGACACACCAGGATGGAGGATGAGCTGGTCTGTGAAGGAAACTCCAAAGCTGGTCAAACAGGAGATTGTGcacagtgtgtctctgtgtccccCAGGACCCTGTGCTCTGTTCATTGTTTTAAGGGTAGATGCATCattcacagagacacacagaaagtCAGTGGAGGAACATCTGGAGCTTCTCAGTGGGACAGTCTGGAGACACACTATAGTGCTGTTCACCAATGGAGACTGGCTGGGAGACAGAAATATTGAGCAGCACATAGAGGCTGAAGGGGAGGCCCTCCGGTGGCTGGTTGGGAAATGTGGGAACAGGTATCATGTTCTCAACAATGAGAAGAGGGGTGATGTCACTCAGGTCACTGAGCTGCTGGAGAAGGTGGAGGAGATGGTGGCAGGAAACAGTGGATGTCACTTCACTGTGGGAGAAAGAGCAGGAAGCAGTAAAGACATAAAACAAACTTCTCAGGAGGAATGGAGCAGAAGAGAGGAGCAGCAGATAGAGATGATGTCACGGCAGGTGGATGATGATCAGACAGACGAACCTccaaggaagaggaggaggagcaagaGTATTTCTCCTCCTCCTTATTGTAAGTTTATCTACTGTACACACATTTTTTAG